The genomic DNA ACGTGAATGGCGTGGCTGAACCGGATCGGCTGTTCAATCTCTTCGAAGAACAGTCCGGGAATCACAGCCCACCCCAGTACACATGTGGCCAGAAAGCCGATGATGAAAGGGAGAACCCCTCCACACCGTTTCGATGATTTTCTTTCCTCCATAACCTCGCCCCATCACTCTAATGTTTAAGTGAAAACCACACCTATTGAACAACGATCTCATACGGCACGGATTGATTTTATGTCAAGAGAATATGAAAATTTTCACGATCTCCCAAACCAGAAAATAGCAATTTATAACAGCATGTTCACTGAAGAAACCCAGGCCATGTTTATTTATTTACACGCCCGTAGACGTCCTCGAAACGCACGATATCGTCTTCTTCGAGATACGGTCCGCTCTGAATCTCGATGATGTTGAGCGGCACCTTGCCCGGATTGGCGAGACGGTGCTGCGACGCCTTGGAGATGTCCACCGACTGGTTCTCGACCATGACCCGGGCATGCCCGTCCACCTCGACCTCGGCGGTGCCATCCACCACGACCCAGTGCTCGCTGCGGTGGTGGTGCATCTGCGAACTCAGCCGCGCTCCCGGATTCACCTGAATGCGCTTGATCTTGTAGTGGGGGCCTTCCTCCAGCACGCAATAGCTCCCCCAGGGGCGGACCACCGTGGGATGGCTCTCCACCAGCTGGCTGCCCTGCGCCTTGAGCGCGTCCACCACGCTGCGCACCGACTGCACCCGCTTCATGGGGCAGCTCAGGGTGGCGTCGCGGGTCTGGACCATGATCATGTCCTCAAGCCCCACCGCCGCGAGCTTGCCGCCCTGGCTGATGAGCAGCGAATTGCGGCAGTCCATGGCCAGGACATCGCCCTGGATGACGTTGCCGTTTTCGTCCTTGACGCCAAGCCGGTACATGGCCTCCCAACTGCCGAGATCGTCCCAGGCAAAGCCCGCGCGCACCACGGCGATGTTGTCTATCTTCTCGACAACGCCATAGTCCACGGAAATACCTGGAATATCCCGATACCCCTGCACCAGGGGTCTCTCTTCCCGGGCCATCCACCAGTCCCACAGTTCGGGCTGGCATTTGGCCACCTGCTTCAGAAAATCCTTGGCCCGGAAAAGGAACATGCCGCTGTTCCAGTAATGGCTCCCGTGGCGCAGAAACCCCTCCGCCGTGGCCAGATCGGGCTTTTCCACGAACCCGTCCACCTCAAAGACCCCTGTGTCCAGCGGCTTGCCGAGGGTGATGTACCCATATCCGGTTTCCGGCTTGGAGGGCTCCACCCCAAAGGTCACGAACCGCTGACGCGCGGCCAGATGCGACGCCTTGACCAGGTCCTCGATCCACGCCTCGCCGTTGCCGATCAGATGGTCCGAGGGAAACACGGCGGCCAGCACCTTGTCATTGCCGCCGATGAAGCGGTCCAGGCCGAGCATGATGGCCGGGAGCGTGTTGCGGCTCAGCGGCTCGGCAAGCACCTGCCCATCCAGGCCCGAATGCATGGCCGATATCTGCTTGCGCACCTCGAAGAGATGCTCCTCGTTGGTGACGACCCAGATGCGCGAGGGATCGAAGGCGGCGAGCACCCGCTTCACGGTCTGCTGGAGGAGCGTCAGCTCCCCGCCCAGCACGAGGAGCTGCTTGGGCAGCAGGTTGCGGCTCAGCGGCCACAACCGCGTGCCGGAGCCGCCAGCCAGGATGATCGCGTGGCACTCCTCGGCGAACTTGGCCCTGGGCTTGAATTCGGGCATGTCAGTTTTCCTCGTGGGTAAAGGGGGAATCGAATTCGGCAAGGAAACCCAGCCTGCGGTCCTTCTCGGACAGGACCGGCATCCGGCCATCCAGGGCCGGACTCCAGTCAAAGCCGATATCCGGGTCGTTCCAGGCCAGACCGCACTCGTGATCAGGCCTGTAGGGGGCGTCCACCTTGTAGAGAAATTCTGTGTCGGGCATGATGGTGACATAGGCGTGCCCGAACCCGCGCGGGATGAACATGCGCTTGAAGTTGGCGGCGCTGAGAATGACGTGCTGGCATTTTCCAAAGGTCGGCGACCCCTTCCTCAAGTCCACCACCACGTCGAGCACCGCGCCCCGCGTCACCCAGACCAGCTTGGCCTGGGCATGGGGCGGGAGTTGAAAATGAAAGCCGCGCAGCACGCACACATCCCGCGAATAGGCATGGTTGTCCTGCACGAATTCGCAGTCGATGCCGACCCGGCTGAACGTCTCCCGGCTGTAGCTTTCCAGAAAGAATCCCCGCTCGTCCTGGAAGACACGCGGTTCCAGGACGAGAAGGCCGGGAGATTCGGTCGAATAGACCTGCATCCGATCCTCCTTTTCACAATTTCGGGCAGTTGGTCGTATCAATTAGCCGAGTTCGAATGCAGACACAAGCCCACACCAGGGAAACCGGGTGCCAATTCCAAAAAATGTTGGTTTGCCCGGTTCCCATTTCCCCCTCAGTTTGCTAGGTGCTTCGTCAGAGGGTTCATCTTCATAAACCAGCAGGATGCGTTCGCATGAATTTTCTGGACATTCTCCTCATCGGCATCGTCGCCATCTTCTTTATCCGGGGCCTCTTCAGAGGACTTGTGAAAGAGGTTCTCTCGCTCACGGCGGTCATCCTGGGCGTGTTCCTCGCCTCCCGGTACCAGCACCTGCTCGTTCCCCATCTGGAGATGTACATCAAGAGCGAGATGACCGTGGACGCCCTGGCCTATGTCAGCGTGTTCCTCGGCACCATCATCATTTTCTGGCTGCTGGCCAGATTCGTCAGGGCGGCCCTCGACATCTCCCTGCTCGGCTGGGTGGACAGGGCCGCGGGCGGCGTCTTCGGCCTGATCGAGGGCATCCTCATCGGCCTGATCCTGCTGACCTTTGTCCAGGCGTTCGCCCCGGAGTCGCGGTGGTTCAAGGAGTCCTACATCGCCCCGCGCTCCCAGCACATGGTCGGCATCGTGGTCGAGCTGACTCCCGAATCCATGCGCGAAGCGCTCCAGTCCAAAGGATTCGAGCTGCCCTCGCCGCAGGAGGCCCTGGATTCGGCCAGGGAAGCTGTCGACATTGAGGACGAGCCCGCTCCCGAATAACCCCGGCCACGGGCCGTCCGCACGGTCAGAACACAAGGAACATACGCCATGAGCGGAAGAAACACTGACGCGCACGCCGCGGCCATGCAGGAACTGCTTGATGTCATCGACGCGCTGCTGGGGCCGGGCGGCTGCCCGTGGGACCAGGAGCAGACACCCGAAAGCATGTGCGACTATCTCGTTGAAGAAGCCTTCGAGCTGATCGACGGCATCCGCCGGGGCGACAGGAACGAGGCCAAGGAGGAACTTGGTGACGTCTTCTTCATCCTCCTCTTCATCGCCACCCTCTATGAACGCGCGGGCGGCTTCACCCTGACCGACTCCCTCAGGCACAGCGCGGCCAAGATGATCCGCCGCCACCCCCATGTCTTTGACGACACGACCTTCGGCTCCATCCAGGAGCTGTGGGACAACTGGGAGCGTACCAAGCGCAAGGAAAACGAGGGCTCCGACCGCAAACGCGTCTTCGACTCCCTGCCAGCCGGGCTGCCGCCCCTGCTCAAGGCGTACCGGATCAACTCCAAGGCCGCGCGCAACAACTTCACCTGGAAGGCGGACCAGGATGTTCAAATCCAACTGGAAAGTGAATGGCGCGAATGGCAGGAGGCCATGGCCGAGGATGATCAGGAAGCAGCCGAACGTGAATTCGGCGACTACCTCTTCACCCTGGTGGAGCTTGGCAGGCGCAAGGGGATCAAGGCCAACGCGGCCCTGGATTTCGCCAATCAGAAATTCCTGCGCCGGTTCGCGGCCATGGAGGAACTGGCCGAAATGCGCGGCCTGACCTTCTCAGACCTTGACCTGGACGCCATGAACACCCTCTGGGACGAGGTCAAGACCCAAGACTGACACTGGCCCTCTTCAGCGTCACGGCAGGGTCAGCGAAGCAGCAGTCCAAGAATGGTGTACACGGCGAAACCCGCGCCGAGCGCAATATACATGAACATTCACGGCGCGCACCGGTCCCTGAATTTCCATGCCGCCAGCCCGGCCAGCCCCAGCCCGACAATGGCCGATATCACTATGTAGCCGATCTCTCCCATACTCCCCTCATACACCAGCCGCGCCCCCCTGTCACGTCCGGACGGGAGAAGGAGGGGAATGCCTCGAGCGGCCAGCTTGAACTCCTTTGACTACTTGGAATGTCTTCCAATGCGCTACTCCTCATGGGCGGACAATAACCTCTCACTTCATGTCCGTCATCTCTGGACACTTCACCCTCCACCGGCCTGCTCCTGCCGGACG from Pseudodesulfovibrio aespoeensis Aspo-2 includes the following:
- the rfbC gene encoding dTDP-4-dehydrorhamnose 3,5-epimerase, whose translation is MQVYSTESPGLLVLEPRVFQDERGFFLESYSRETFSRVGIDCEFVQDNHAYSRDVCVLRGFHFQLPPHAQAKLVWVTRGAVLDVVVDLRKGSPTFGKCQHVILSAANFKRMFIPRGFGHAYVTIMPDTEFLYKVDAPYRPDHECGLAWNDPDIGFDWSPALDGRMPVLSEKDRRLGFLAEFDSPFTHEEN
- the mazG gene encoding nucleoside triphosphate pyrophosphohydrolase, giving the protein MSGRNTDAHAAAMQELLDVIDALLGPGGCPWDQEQTPESMCDYLVEEAFELIDGIRRGDRNEAKEELGDVFFILLFIATLYERAGGFTLTDSLRHSAAKMIRRHPHVFDDTTFGSIQELWDNWERTKRKENEGSDRKRVFDSLPAGLPPLLKAYRINSKAARNNFTWKADQDVQIQLESEWREWQEAMAEDDQEAAEREFGDYLFTLVELGRRKGIKANAALDFANQKFLRRFAAMEELAEMRGLTFSDLDLDAMNTLWDEVKTQD
- a CDS encoding mannose-1-phosphate guanylyltransferase/mannose-6-phosphate isomerase, which produces MPEFKPRAKFAEECHAIILAGGSGTRLWPLSRNLLPKQLLVLGGELTLLQQTVKRVLAAFDPSRIWVVTNEEHLFEVRKQISAMHSGLDGQVLAEPLSRNTLPAIMLGLDRFIGGNDKVLAAVFPSDHLIGNGEAWIEDLVKASHLAARQRFVTFGVEPSKPETGYGYITLGKPLDTGVFEVDGFVEKPDLATAEGFLRHGSHYWNSGMFLFRAKDFLKQVAKCQPELWDWWMAREERPLVQGYRDIPGISVDYGVVEKIDNIAVVRAGFAWDDLGSWEAMYRLGVKDENGNVIQGDVLAMDCRNSLLISQGGKLAAVGLEDMIMVQTRDATLSCPMKRVQSVRSVVDALKAQGSQLVESHPTVVRPWGSYCVLEEGPHYKIKRIQVNPGARLSSQMHHHRSEHWVVVDGTAEVEVDGHARVMVENQSVDISKASQHRLANPGKVPLNIIEIQSGPYLEEDDIVRFEDVYGRVNK
- a CDS encoding CvpA family protein, with the translated sequence MNFLDILLIGIVAIFFIRGLFRGLVKEVLSLTAVILGVFLASRYQHLLVPHLEMYIKSEMTVDALAYVSVFLGTIIIFWLLARFVRAALDISLLGWVDRAAGGVFGLIEGILIGLILLTFVQAFAPESRWFKESYIAPRSQHMVGIVVELTPESMREALQSKGFELPSPQEALDSAREAVDIEDEPAPE